Proteins encoded by one window of Arachis ipaensis cultivar K30076 chromosome B04, Araip1.1, whole genome shotgun sequence:
- the LOC107636736 gene encoding uncharacterized protein LOC107636736, with product MLTAQSHQKSFTDQRRKFLEFDEGDHVFLRVTPTGVDRAIKTKKLNPRYIGPFQILKRIELVAYRISLALSNLHDIFHILQLWKYTSDANHVLELESVWLREDLTLQVTPVRIDDPSVKRLHGKKVNSSNEKLLGFAQLSMGNGGIYVNWKVHSVGGICTPCLSEQN from the exons ATGCTTACTGCTCAAAGCCACCAAAAAAGTTTCACCGATCAGAGACGGAAATTTTTAGAATTCGATGAAGGAGATCATGTATTCCTAAGAGTTACTCCAACAGGAGTGGATAGAGCGATCAAAACAAAGAAGCTGAATCCTCGTTATATCGGTCCGTTTCAAATTCTAAAGAGAATTGAGCTGGTGGCATATCGGATATCTCTAGCGCTTTCGAACTTGCACGACATATTTCACATTTTACAGCTTTGGAAGTACACTTCAGATGCCAACCATGTTTTAGAACTTGAATCAGTTTGGCTGAGAGAGGATTTAACGCTTCAAGTGACGCCGGTCAGAATTGATGATCCCAGTGTTAAGCGACTGCACGGAAAAAAG gtgaactctagcaaCGAGAAATTATTGGGTTTTGCCCAATTATCCATGGGAAATG GTGGTATATATGTGAATtggaaggtgcattctgttgGGGGCATTTGCACGCCTTGTTTGAGCGAACAAAATTAG